The proteins below are encoded in one region of Benincasa hispida cultivar B227 unplaced genomic scaffold, ASM972705v1 Contig793, whole genome shotgun sequence:
- the LOC120070033 gene encoding pyruvate kinase isozyme G, chloroplastic isoform X1, producing the protein MATSNLSTGVPLLKSDSTRVADRLASCRIVSDAFGLEAKSGRMCLQSKQIASVRCLRIAEQREIASYNGSLDTDQDVSNSTFELQSNAFPLSRTKLTTKSRRKTKIVCTIGPSTNSREMIWKLAETGMNVARLNMSHGDHSSHQKTIDLVKEYNAQFTDKVIAIMLDTKGPEVRSGDVPKPILLKEGQEFNFTIKRGVSTEDTVSVNYDDFVNDVEVGDTLLVDGGMMSLTVQSKTDDLVKCVVIDGGELKSRRHLNVRGKSATLPSITEKDWEDIKFGVDNQVDFYAVSFVKDARVVHELKDYLKSCNADIHVIVKIESADSIPNLHSILSASDGAMVARGDLGAELPIEEVPLLQEDIIKRCRTMQKPVIVATNMLESMIDHPTPTRAEVSDIAIAVREGADAVMLSGETAHGKYPLKAVKVMHTVALRTESSLPISPTTPNPLSVHKSHMGDMFAFHATTMANTLSTPIIVFTRSGSMAILLSHYRPCSTIFAFTDDERIKQRLVLYHGVMPIYMQFSNDAEETFSRALELLLDKGHVAEGDHVTLVQSGAQPIWRKESTHHIQVRRIQG; encoded by the exons ATGGCGACGTCTAATCTCTCTACTGGAGTGCCTCTGCTGAAATCTGATTCTACCAGAGTCGCCGACCGCCTTGCGTCGTGTAGAATCGTCTCTGATGCTTTTGGTCTTGAAGCGAAGAGTGGAAGGATGTGTTTGCAATCGAAGCAAATCGCTTCGGTTAGATGCTTGAGAATAGCCGAGCAGCGGGAAATTGCGTCGTATAATGGCTCTTTGGATAct GATCAGGACGTTTCAAACTCTACCTTTGAGCTTCAGTCTAATGCATTCCCTCTTAGCAGGACGAAGTTAACTACAAAATCCCGAAGGAAAACTAAGATAGTCTGCACCATTGGCCCTTCGACAAATTCACGGGAAATGATATGGAAATTGGCAGAGACTGGGATGAATGTGGCACGTTTAAACATGTCCCATGGGGATCATTCTTCCCACCAGAAAACCATTGATTTGGTTAAGGAATATAATGCCCAATTTACGGACAAAGTTATAGCCATTATGCTTGACACGAAG GGCCCTGAGGTTCGAAGTGGAGATGTACCTAAACCAATCTTGCTCAAAGAGGGACAAGAATTTAACTTCACAATCAAAAGAGGAGTCAGCACAGAAGACACTGTTAGTGTCAACTATGACGACTTTGTAAATGATGTAGAAGTTGGAGATACTTTACTTGTTGACG GTGGAATGATGTCATTGACTGTTCAGTCGAAGACAGATGATTTGGTTAAGTGTGTAGTCATTGATGGCGGTGAACTCAAATCGAGGCGTCATTTGAATGTTCGTGGAAAAAGTGCGACATTGCCTTCGATAACAG AAAAGGACTGGGAAGATATAAAGTTTGGGGTGGATAATCAGGTTGATTTTTATGCTGTTTCTTTTGTGAAGGATGCTAGAGTGGTTCATGAGCTGAAAGACTATCTGAAAA GCTGTAATGCAGATATTCATGTGattgtaaaaattgaaagtGCAGACTCAATACCTAATCTTCATTCGATACTTTCAGCATCAGATGGG GCAATGGTCGCACGTGGAGACCTTGGGGCTGAACTTCCAATTGAGGAAGTTCCTTTATTGCAG GAGGATATTATCAAAAGATGTCGAACCATGCAGAAACCAGTTATTGTGGCAACAAACATGCTGGAAAGCATGATTGATCATCCCACGCCAACTAGAGCCGAGGTTTCTGATATTGCTATTGCAGTACGTGAAGGTGCTGATGCAGTCATGCTTTCTGGAGAAACTGCTCATGGAAA GTATCCATTGAAGGCTGTGAAAGTGATGCATACTGTGGCTTTGAGGACGGAATCTAGTCTGCCAATTAGTCCTACTACTCCAAATCCTTTGAGTGTCCACAAG AGCCATATGGGAGACATGTTTGCTTTCCACGCCACCACTATGGCCAACACCCTTAGTACTCCTATCATTGTTTTCACAAGAAGTGGCTCCATGGCAATACTCTTAAGTCATTATAGGCCCTGCTCTACTATCTTTGCCTTCACTGATGA CGAAAGAATTAAACAAAGGCTGGTGCTTTATCATGGGGTCATGCCCATCTACATGCAATTTTCAAATGATGCAGAAGAGACGTTCTCCAGAGCACTCGAACTATTGCTG GATAAGGGTCACGTGGCAGAGGGTGACCACGTTACGCTTGTTCAAAGTGGAGCCCAACCAATTTGGCGGAAAGAATCTACTCACCACATTCAAGTACGTAGGATCCAAGGTTGA
- the LOC120070033 gene encoding pyruvate kinase isozyme G, chloroplastic isoform X2 has protein sequence MALWILTKLTTKSRRKTKIVCTIGPSTNSREMIWKLAETGMNVARLNMSHGDHSSHQKTIDLVKEYNAQFTDKVIAIMLDTKGPEVRSGDVPKPILLKEGQEFNFTIKRGVSTEDTVSVNYDDFVNDVEVGDTLLVDGGMMSLTVQSKTDDLVKCVVIDGGELKSRRHLNVRGKSATLPSITEKDWEDIKFGVDNQVDFYAVSFVKDARVVHELKDYLKSCNADIHVIVKIESADSIPNLHSILSASDGAMVARGDLGAELPIEEVPLLQEDIIKRCRTMQKPVIVATNMLESMIDHPTPTRAEVSDIAIAVREGADAVMLSGETAHGKYPLKAVKVMHTVALRTESSLPISPTTPNPLSVHKSHMGDMFAFHATTMANTLSTPIIVFTRSGSMAILLSHYRPCSTIFAFTDDERIKQRLVLYHGVMPIYMQFSNDAEETFSRALELLLDKGHVAEGDHVTLVQSGAQPIWRKESTHHIQVRRIQG, from the exons ATGGCTCTTTGGATAct GACGAAGTTAACTACAAAATCCCGAAGGAAAACTAAGATAGTCTGCACCATTGGCCCTTCGACAAATTCACGGGAAATGATATGGAAATTGGCAGAGACTGGGATGAATGTGGCACGTTTAAACATGTCCCATGGGGATCATTCTTCCCACCAGAAAACCATTGATTTGGTTAAGGAATATAATGCCCAATTTACGGACAAAGTTATAGCCATTATGCTTGACACGAAG GGCCCTGAGGTTCGAAGTGGAGATGTACCTAAACCAATCTTGCTCAAAGAGGGACAAGAATTTAACTTCACAATCAAAAGAGGAGTCAGCACAGAAGACACTGTTAGTGTCAACTATGACGACTTTGTAAATGATGTAGAAGTTGGAGATACTTTACTTGTTGACG GTGGAATGATGTCATTGACTGTTCAGTCGAAGACAGATGATTTGGTTAAGTGTGTAGTCATTGATGGCGGTGAACTCAAATCGAGGCGTCATTTGAATGTTCGTGGAAAAAGTGCGACATTGCCTTCGATAACAG AAAAGGACTGGGAAGATATAAAGTTTGGGGTGGATAATCAGGTTGATTTTTATGCTGTTTCTTTTGTGAAGGATGCTAGAGTGGTTCATGAGCTGAAAGACTATCTGAAAA GCTGTAATGCAGATATTCATGTGattgtaaaaattgaaagtGCAGACTCAATACCTAATCTTCATTCGATACTTTCAGCATCAGATGGG GCAATGGTCGCACGTGGAGACCTTGGGGCTGAACTTCCAATTGAGGAAGTTCCTTTATTGCAG GAGGATATTATCAAAAGATGTCGAACCATGCAGAAACCAGTTATTGTGGCAACAAACATGCTGGAAAGCATGATTGATCATCCCACGCCAACTAGAGCCGAGGTTTCTGATATTGCTATTGCAGTACGTGAAGGTGCTGATGCAGTCATGCTTTCTGGAGAAACTGCTCATGGAAA GTATCCATTGAAGGCTGTGAAAGTGATGCATACTGTGGCTTTGAGGACGGAATCTAGTCTGCCAATTAGTCCTACTACTCCAAATCCTTTGAGTGTCCACAAG AGCCATATGGGAGACATGTTTGCTTTCCACGCCACCACTATGGCCAACACCCTTAGTACTCCTATCATTGTTTTCACAAGAAGTGGCTCCATGGCAATACTCTTAAGTCATTATAGGCCCTGCTCTACTATCTTTGCCTTCACTGATGA CGAAAGAATTAAACAAAGGCTGGTGCTTTATCATGGGGTCATGCCCATCTACATGCAATTTTCAAATGATGCAGAAGAGACGTTCTCCAGAGCACTCGAACTATTGCTG GATAAGGGTCACGTGGCAGAGGGTGACCACGTTACGCTTGTTCAAAGTGGAGCCCAACCAATTTGGCGGAAAGAATCTACTCACCACATTCAAGTACGTAGGATCCAAGGTTGA
- the LOC120070032 gene encoding protein NRT1/ PTR FAMILY 7.3-like, whose translation MACLEICNENLQGGETKEEREICTLDGTIDWHGQPAIRSKSGGWVAGIIILLNQGLATLAFFGVGVNLVLFLTRVLQQNNADAANSVSKWTGTVYIFSLVGAFLSDSYWGRYKTCAIFQIIFVIGLVSLSITSQLFLIKPKGCGDEDTPCESHSKLGNALFYLSIYLTALGNGGYQPNIATFGADQFDEEDSTEGHSKVAFFSYFYLALNLGSLFSNTILGYFEDVGVWALGFWVSTGSAFAALLLFLCGTPRYRHFKPSGNPLSRFCQVIVAAAKKSTVKMPPSEDDLYSVDAKEDCSMNRGRKILHTHGFKFLDRAAYISSRDLDDQGRGIDNPWRLCPITQVEEVKCILRLLPIWLCTIIYSVVFTQMASLFVEQGAAMKTIVSNFHIPPASMSSFDILSVAFFIFLYRRVLEPLAGKLRKSDSKGLTELQRMGIGLIIAVMAMVSAGIVECYRLKYAKGDCTHCEGSSSLSIFWQVPQYAFIGASEVFMYVGQLEFFNAQTPDGLKSFGSALCMTSISLGNYVSSLLVTMVMKISTEDHMPGWIPGNLNRGHLDRFYFLLAGLTAIDFAVYIMCAKWYKCIKLEGKCQENEDPGHIKV comes from the exons TGAATCAAGGTCTTGCAACTCTTGCGTTCTTTGGGGTTGGTGTGAACTTGGTGCTGTTCCTGACAAGGGTTTTGCAGCAAAACAATGCCGATGCGGCCAACAGTGTGAGCAAATGGACCGGGACAGTGTACATCTTCTCTCTTGTTGGGGCTTTCCTCAGTGATTCATACTGGGGAAGGTACAAAACTTGTGCCATTTTTCAGATCATCTTTGTCATT GGCCTGGTTTCACTTTCCATAACATCACAGCTCTTCCTGATCAAACCAAAAGGTTGTGGGGATGAGGATACTCCATGCGAGTCACATTCAAAATTGGGGAATGCATTGTTTTACCTCTCCATTTACCTTACTGCACTGGGAAACGGGGGATATCAACCAAATATCGCCACATTTGGAGCAGACCAATTTGATGAAGAGGACTCCACAGAGGGGCACTCAAAAGTGGCATTCTTTAGCTACTTTTACTTGGCGCTTAACTTGGGTTCTCTCTTCTCAAACACCATTTTAGGGTACTTTGAAGATGTAGGAGTGTGGGCTTTGGGCTTCTGGGTGTCAACTGGCTCAGCTTTTGCAGCATTGTTGTTGTTTCTTTGTGGAACCCCAAGGTACAGGCACTTCAAGCCAAGTGGTAACCCTCTCTCAAGATTCTGCCAAGTCATTGTTGCTGCAGCTAAGAAATCAACGGTCAAGATGCCACCGAGTGAAGATGACCTATACAGTGTTGATGCTAAGGAGGACTGTTCAATGAATCGCGGTAGGAAGATACTTCACACCCATGGATTCAA GTTTCTGGATAGGGCAGCATATATCTCATCAAGAGATTTAGATGACCAAGGCCGAGGAATTGACAATCCTTGGCGCCTCTGTCCGATCACACAAGTGGAAGAGGTCAAGTGCATTTTAAGATTACTACCTATTTGGCTCTGCACCATAATCTACTCTGTGGTCTTCACTCAAATGGCTTCCCTCTTTGTGGAGCAAGGCGCTGCCATGAAAACTATTGTTTCAAACTTCCATATCCCACCTGCAAGCATGTCCAGCTTTGACATTCTCAGTGTggcatttttcatttttctttaccGACGAGTCCTAGAACCACTTGCAGGAAAACTCAGAAAGTCGGATTCTAAAGGGCTTACTGAGCTCCAGAGAATGGGAATCGGTCTCATCATAGCAGTGATGGCAATGGTTTCAGCAGGAATTGTAGAGTGTTATAGGCTAAAGTACGCCAAAGGTGACTGCACACACTGTGAAGGCTCAAGCTCCTTGAGCATCTTTTGGCAGGTTCCACAGTATGCATTTATAGGAGCTTCCGAGGTTTTCATGTACGTGGGACAATTGGAGTTTTTCAATGCACAAACCCCAGATGGATTGAAAAGCTTTGGTAGTGCACTTTGTATGACATCAATCTCTTTGGGAAATTATGTCAGTAGCCTTCTGGTCACTATGGTTATGAAAATATCAACAGAGGACCACATGCCAGGATGGATTCCAGGAAACCTGAATAGAGGTCATCTAGATAGATTTTACTTCCTCCTAGCTGGATTGACTGCAATCGACTTTGCAGTGTATATTATGTGTGCTAAATGGTATAAATGTATCAAATTGGAGGGCAAGTGTCAAGAAAATGAAGACCCAGGGCACATCAAGGTCTGA